A window of the Callospermophilus lateralis isolate mCalLat2 chromosome 7, mCalLat2.hap1, whole genome shotgun sequence genome harbors these coding sequences:
- the Pcsk9 gene encoding proprotein convertase subtilisin/kexin type 9, with the protein MGTSSSTRPRWPLPSLVLLLLLLSPANAHAQEDEDGDYEELVLAFPSEEDGPAESAPHMATATFHRCAKDAWRLPGTYVVVLGEESHRWQTERVARRLQAQAARRGYLTKVLHLFHDLFPGFLVKMSSDLLDLALRLPHVEYIEEDSSVFAQSIPWNLERIIPARYQASEQRAPHGGGLVEVYLLDTSIQSSHREIEGRVTVTDFENVPEEDGTRFHRQASKCDSHGTHLAGVVSGRDAGVAKGANLRSLRVLNCQGRGTVSSTLIGLEFIRKSQLVQPVGPLVVLLPLVGGYSWVLNAACRHLARTGAVLVAAAGNFRDDACLYSPASAPEVITVGATNAQDQPMTLGTLGTNFGRCVDLFAPGEDIIGASSDCSTCFVSQSGTSQAAAHVAGIVAMMLTAEPELTLAELRQRLIHFSAKDVINKAWFPEDQRILTPNLVAALPPSTHSAGGQLYCRTVWSAHSGPTRTATAVAHCAPGEELLGCSSFSSSGKRRGEHIETRGSRHVCLALNAFGGEGVYAVARCCLLPQSNCSVHTAPPARADKETRVHCHQEGQVLTGCSSHWEISDIGTHRRPGQRPGGQSDQCVGHKEASVHASCCRAPGLECKVKDHGVPGPAEQVTVACEEGWTLTGCNALPGASPILGAYAVDNTCVVRSFDMDTAGRISKEATIATAICCRSQPPGQVSRELQ; encoded by the exons GATGCCTGGAGGTTGCCGGGCACCTATGTGGTGGTGCTGGGGGAGGAAAGCCACCGATGGCAGACGGAGCGTGTGGCCCGACGTCTGCAGGCCCAGGCCGCCCGCCGGGGTTACCTCACTAAGGTCCTGCATCTCTTCCATGATCTCTTTCCCGGCTTCCTGGTGAAGATGAGCAGTGATCTGCTGGACCTG gccctgaggTTGCCCCATGTTGAGTACATCGAGGAAGACTCCTCTGTGTTTGCCCAGAGCATCCCGTGGAACCTGGAGCGGATCATCCCTGCACGCTACCAGGCCTCAGAACAAAGAGCCCCCC ATGGAGGTGGCCTGGTGGAGGTTTATCTCTTGGACACCAGCATCCAGAGCAGCCACCGGGAAATCGAGGGCAGGGTCACTGTCACCGACTTTGAGAATGTACCTGAGGAGGATGGGACACGCTTCCACAGACAG GCTAGCAAGTGCGACAGCCACGGCACTCACCTGGCAGGGGTGGTCAGCGGCCGGGATGCTGGTGTGGCCAAGGGCGCCAACCTGCGCAGCCTGCGCGTGCTCAACTGCCAGGGCAGGGGCACTGTCAGCAGCACCCTCATAG GCCTGGAGTTTATTCGGAAAAGCCAGCTGGTCCAGCCCGTGGGGCCGCTGGTGGTGCTGCTGCCCCTAGTGGGTGGCTACAGCTGGGTCCTCAATGCTGCCTGCCGGCACCTGGCAAGGACTGGAGCGGTGCTGGTGGCGGCTGCGGGCAACTTCCGGGACGACGCCTGCCTTTACTCCCCAGCCTCAGCTCCAGAG GTCATCACAGTTGGGGCCACCAATGCCCAGGACCAGCCAATGACCCTGGGGACCTTGGGGACCAACTTTGGCCGCTGTGTGGACCTCTTTGCCCCAGGAGAGGACATTATTGGTGCCTCCAGTGACTGTAGCACTTGCTTTGTGTCACAGAGTGGGACATCACAGGCTGCTGCCCATGTGGCTG gcaTTGTGGCCATGATGCTGACAGCTGAGCCCGAGCTGACCCTGGCCGAGCTGAGGCAAAGACTGATCCACTTCTCTGCTAAAGATGTCATCAACAAGGCCTGGTTCCCTGAGGACCAGCGGATACTGACTCCTAACCTGGTGGCTGCACTGCCCCCCAGCACCCATTCAGCAG GAGGACAGCTGTACTGCAGGACGGTGTGGTCGGCACACTCAGGGCCCACACGGACAGCCACAGCTGTGGCCCACTGTGCCCCAGGCGAGGAGCTGCTGGGCTGCTCCAGTTTCTCCAGCAGCGGGAAGCGGCGTGGCGAGCACATCGAG ACCCGAGGGAGCCGGCATGTCTGTCTGGCCCTTAATGCTTTTGGAGGTGAGGGTGTCTACGCTGTTGCCAGGTGCTGCCTGCTACCCCAGTCCAACTGCAGTGTCCACACAGCTCCTCCAGCCAGGGCGGATAAGGAGACCCGTGTCCACTGCCACCAAGAGGGCCAAGTCCTCACAG GCTGCAGCTCTCACTGGGAGATATCAGATATTGGCACCCACAGACGACCTGGGCAGAGGCCTGGAGGGCAGTCTGACCAGTGTGTGGGCCACAAGGAGGCCAGCGTCCATGCTTCTTGCTGCCGTGCCCCAGGCCTGGAGTGCAAAGTCAAGGATCATGGGGTCCCGGGCCCTGCAGAGCAG GTCACTGTGGCCTGTGAAGAGGGCTGGACCCTGACTGGCTGCAATGCCCTCCCCGGGGCCTCCCCCATCCTGGGAGCCTATGCCGTGGACAACACGTGTGTGGTGAGGAGCTTCGACATGGACACTGCAGGCAGAATCAGCAAGGAAGCCACAATAGCCACTGCCATCTGCTGTCGGAGCCAGCCCCCAGGCCAGGTCTCCCGGGAGCTACAGTGA